From the genome of Hymenobacter gelipurpurascens:
ACCTTTCCAGGCACCAGTTATAGGTCCTACGCCTTGGCACTAGGCCATTACTCTATGCAACTAGATCCGGAGGCCAAGCCTAGGTATCGTGCCAGATACAGTACCTTCGGATTCCCTTAACCTCAGATCAATGCCCTCATTCCGCCAGAAACTGATGAAGTTCCTTTACCCGCTTATCATGCGGCTGTCCAAATCCAGCAGCAAGGGGAAGGTGCTGAAGAACGAGAATCAGGCCGCCGCGCCCGTACCGTTCTATGACCTTGCCAGCCAGCTAAATTCGGGTAAGCAACTGAAGTTTGAGGAATTGCGCGGCAAGAAAGTGCTGCTGGTGAATACGGCCTCCAACTGCGGCTTCACCAACCAGTACGAGGAACTGCAACAGCTTTCGGAGCAGTTTGCCGATCAGTTGGTGGTGCTGGGCTTTCCGGCCAATGATTTCGCGGAGCAGGAAAAGGACGACGACAAAACCATCGAGCAGTTCTGCCAGGTCAACTTTGGCGTATCGTTTCCGCTGATGAAAAAGAGCGTAGTGGTGAAACAGGGCGAGCAAAACCCGGTGTATAAGTGGCTCAGCAATGCCCGCCAGAATGGCTGGAATGAGCAGGCGCCCGACTGGAATTTCTCGAAGTATCTCATCAGTGAGGATGGCCGCCTGACGCACTACTTTGGCCCCGCCGTTTCTCCGCTCAGCGAGACGGTTACCAGCACCATCAAAGCTCCTCAGGCTTAGCTCATAACGCGGTAAGCACGCCCCAAAAATATCTTTTGGCAAGCGAGTTGCAGAAGCCTGGCTTTTTGGTAGTATTGGTTGCGCATCTCCCCTACTTCCTATCCGCTGCTCTGCATGAAGACGCTTACGCTACTCCTCCTCTTCACCTGTCTGGCCGGGGCACCCCTGGCTTTCGCCCAGACGGTGGCCTACAAGCCACCCTCCGGCTACACGCTGCAGTCGCCCGACGATTACGACGAGTACAAGGCCGATATCATTAAGACGGTAAACTGGCTGGAGGTTACGCCCATCAACCAGCAGATAGAGAAGCGCCGCGAAGCCACCCGCTTTTTATTTCAGTGGATCAGCGGCGCCCCCGATGTATCGGTGCAGATGCAGAAATATGTGGCCGACCTCACGGCGCAGGAACCAGAGTTGCTGCTGCTCTTTATGGGCGGTTGGGCCCGCTACCAACTGCAGCATACGGAGGTGAAAGACCCGGTGGTATTGAATACCGAAGCGCTGAAAACTGTTCTTAAGGGCTATCAGGCGGGAGGCATCAAGCGCAACAAACAGCTCGATATGCTAGCGGGCCTGAACGCCAAAGGCACGCTCACGGACTGGGTCAGGAAGCAGCTGGCCAGCTAGGCCACTAGTGGCTAAATAGAAATTTTCTGATACGGCCCGCTGGAGTTTCTAACATAAACGCTTTACTTGCGGCCGCAAAACCACAGACTATGCCTGTGGCGCACTCACACCTCTCCTGGCAATGTCGGCTGTTATTACTTCATCTTGCACTTTCTTACCGCGGGCTGCTGCCCGTGTGGCAAGCGTGTGCGTGATGACTGGCAAGAAGTGTAAGCGCGTGGCTGGCCTGAACGCCGGCCTGCTGATGGTCAAGAAATCGAAGAAACGTAACCCGACCTGACCGTCGCACCTGTTCGTCGTACCCGAATAAGAATGCAAGCGCCGGTCCTACCAAGGGTCGGCGCTTTTTTCGCCCGTAACCGGCCGCAATCAACGGCCTCCCTTTTTCGCCTCTTACTCTCCAGTTTTTCACCGTTTATGAAGATTTTAAAGTTTGGCGGCACGTCCGTCGGGTCAGCGCAGCGGATGCGCGAAGTAGCCGAACTGATACACGCGCCCCATTTGCAGCGGCGTATCGTGGTGCTGTCGGCCATGTCGGGCACTACCAACGCGCTGGTGGAAATAGCGGGCCTGCTGCACGTGGGCAACGTGACGGGCGCTACCGCCAACCTCGGAGCCCTGCGCCAGCGCTACCACGCCGTAGCCCAGGAGCTGCTGCCCGAGCCCGCCGTGGCCGCCGAAGCCATCGAGCACCTCGACCAGCGCTTTCAGGCCATCCTCGACCTGGCTTCGGAACCCTACTCAGCTGCGGCCGAGCGGGTAATTCTGGCCCAGGGTGAGCTGCTGAGCACGCTGCTGATGCACCGCTACGTGACGCGCATCCTCGGCCGCCCCGCCGTGCTGCTGTCCGCGCTGGACTTCATGCGCCTCGATGCCGACGACGAGCCGGACGCGGCCTACATCCGGGAGCATCTGGCCGCTACGCTGGCGCCGTACGCGGCGGAGCAGCTGTTCATCACGCAGGGCTATATCTGCCGGAACATCCAGGGTGAGATTGATAACCTCAAGCGCGGCGGCTCCGACTACTCTGCCTCGCTGATTGGTGCTGCTGCCGACGCTGAGGAAATCCAAATCTGGACCGACATCGATGGCCTACACAACAACGACCCACGCATCGTGAAGGGCACCTACCCTATTCGGGAGCTGTCGTTTGATGAGGCGGCCGAGCTGGCCTACTTCGGCGCGAAGATTCTGCACCCTAGCTCGGTACTGCCGGCCCGCCAGCACGGCATTCCGGTGCGCCTGCTCAACACCATGCAGCCTGAAGCACCCGGCACCCTGATTTCGGCCAAAACGGGCGCCGAAGCCATCAAGGCGGTGGCGGCGAAAGACGGCATTACGGCCATTAACGTGAAGTCGAGCCGCATGCTGCTGGCCCATGGTTTCCTGCGCACCATCTTCGAGGTGTTTGAGCGCTACCGCACCTCTATCGACATGATTACGACCTCGGAGGTAGCCGTGTCCCTGACTATCGACGACGCGACGCGCCTGCCCCTAATTCTGGAGGAGCTGCAGCGCTTCGCCAACGTGGAAGTAGATGAGAACCAGACCATCATTTGTTTGGTTGGCAACCTGGAGCAGGATGCTCACGGCGCGGCAAACCGGGCCTTTGCGGCTCTCAAGGACATTGCGGTGCGCATGATCAGCTACGGCGGCTCGCCTAACAACATCAGTATTTTGGTGCACACCAACGATAAAGTACGCGCCTTGCAGGCGCTGAACGCCGGTTTGTTCCAGCGGTAACGTCTTTGCTGGCTAAAACAACCACACCAAGACGTCATTCCGAGCTTGTCGAGGAATCTCGCGTGCTGACGTCAGGATTACGACCACAACCTCAGCACGCGAGATTCCTCGACAAGCTCGGAATGACGGTCAAATGGAAGTCGTTCCAGCGTAGTCGTTCTAGGCCAGTCCCCCCCAACCTCTCCTCAGCTGAGGAGGGGAGCTAGTAGTTCTAGTATTTGTTTTCAGTTGCCCTCGTAGCACCATGCCTTTTCAACTTCCGGCCGAACTCGTTTCGCAGCCGACCCCTTTTTACTACTACGACCTCACGCTGCTGGACCAGACGCTGGGGGCGCTTACCGCAGCGGCTCGGCCTGGCAACTTTCAGGTGCATTATGCGCTCAAGGCCAACTCCAACCTGCCCATACTGCAGCGTATTCAGCAGGCGGGCCTGGGCGCCGACTGCGTGAGTGGCGGCGAAGTGCAGCGCGCCCTGGAGGCGGGCTTTGCACCCGGCCATGTGGTATTTGCGGGCGTGGGTAAATCCGACGCGGAAATCAATCGGGCATTGGCCGCCGATATTTTCTGCTTCAATGCGGAATCGGTGCCGGAGCTGCAGGTGCTGAACGAGCTGGCCGCCGCCCAAGGCCGCGTGGCGCGGGTGGCGCTGCGCATCAACCCCAATGTGGATGCTCATACGCACGCCTACATCACGACTGGCCTAGAGGCTAACAAGTTCGGTATCAGTCTTTCCGACCTGGCTGGCGTGGTAGATGGCCTAGACAGCCTCCCCAACGTGGAGTTGATTGGCCTGCACGCGCACATCGGCTCTCAGATTACGGAGCTGCACGTTTTCGCCAACCTCAGCCGCAAGCTCAACGAGCTCCAGGCCTGGCTGGAAGGCCGCGGCCATCAGCTTCCGCACCTGAATGTGGGTGGTGGCCTAGGCATCGATTACGAACAGCCCGACCTCAACCCGATTCCGGATTTCAAGGCCTACTTCGGCATGTTTGAGCAGCATCTGGTGCGGCGCCCCGGCCAGCAGGTGCACGTGGAGCTGGGCCGCGCCGTGGTAGCGCAAGCGGGTACGCTCCTGAGCCGCGTGCTCTACGTGAAAGAAAGCCAGCAGACGCGCTTTGCCATCCTGGACGCGGGCATGACGGAGCTGATCCGGCCGGCGCTCTACGGCAGCCACCACCACATCGAGAACATCAGCAGCCAGCTCCCGGCACTGGCCTACGACGTGGTAGGCCCCATCTGCGAGTCGTCGGATACGTTTGCCAAAGCGGTGCAGCTCGCCGAAACTCGCCGCGGCGACCTGGTGGCTATCCGCTCCGCCGGGGCGTATGGGGAGGTCATGTCATCGAGCTACAACCTGCGCGAGAAAGCCGAAGCGCTGTACCGGTGAGCTAGTGAGTTGGGGAGTTTGACGTTTGACTGGCCTAGGCGGCGCTGTCATTGCGAGGACGCAGAACGACGCCATCCTTCCTATTCAGAATTATAAGCCTTAAGACTAAAAAAGCCCTTACTCCTGCGTGGAAGTAAGGGCTTTTGAGTAGGGCAAAGAGTGTAGCGTGCTAAGGAAAGATGGCGTCGTCGTGCGTCCTCGCAATGACAGAAGGGTGGCCTACAGAACGCCTAACTCCCCCATCTCACCAGTTCACCTCCTACCACAGCACCGTCCACTTGCCCAGCTTTTGCTGCTGCTTGAAATAGCGCAGCATCCATTGGCGCTCGGGCTTTATGTCGCCTTTTACCAGCATTACCGGCTGTTGCAGCAGCAAACTCCCAAGTAGGGGTTCCTGTTTGGGGTCGTCGAGGTAGAGTAGGTATTTGTGCCAGGAATTGTTGGGCTCGAACTGGGTTTCGCGGTTGAGGCTTGAGTTGCCATCATTAAGAGATACCGGCAACTGGACTAGCTCGAAAGCCAGGGACGGCAGCAGCTCATTATACACCAGCACCTGCCGGCTCTGCAGATTTTTGTCCCGGATAAATTGCGCCAGGGGGCGGCTGCCGTTGAAAGCCAGCTCATTCTGCTGCATAATGGGTTTGGCCGTGAGCAGCAGCGTGACGGTAAACAGGACCGTAGCCACCAACAGGCGCGGCGCAATGCGTACCTGGGTCCAGAGCGTGAGTAGCAGCACCATGACCACCACGCCCGCCGCCGGGTACGCCGCCGTATAGGGCCGCACTTCCAGCCCCAGCGGAAACACCGCGCTAAAGACCGGCAACATGCAGAGCAGGCCTAGCAGCAAACCATAAAACGCCAGAATACTTACGTACCAACGGTGCAGGGCGGCCTCCGTGCAACGGCCCAGGTAGTACACCGTGAGCAGCACTACGCCTGGGAAAATGGGCAGCACGTAAAGCAGCAGCTTCGACTTGGAAAGCGAGAAGAATAGCAGCGGCACCAGTACCCAGAAAATGAGCACGTTGCGCCACTGTCGCGGCACCGAGGCCCAGGGCGTCTGGATAGCGCGCACAATGAGCGCCACGGCCCACGGCAGGCTGGTAGCGGGAGCCAGCACCAGATAGAACCACCACGGCTTAGCCCGGTTGAAAGTGGCGGCATTAGCGAAGCGCTCCACGGTATGTTCGTAGAGGAAGTAGCGCACGAAGGCCGGATCTTCGGCCATCAGGTATAGATACCAGCTCAGGCCCACCAGCACAAACAGCGCAAACCCCAGCCAATGGTGCACCGTGAGGGGGCGCTTGGCCTGGCCTTGCTTCACGTAGAAGCCCAGCATCACCATCAGGGGCAGAATAAAGCCCACGGGGCCTTTGGTCAGGAACGCCAGCCCTAGGCCTATCCAGAACAGGTACAGCCACCGCGGGCCGCCCTGGTGGTAGTAGCGCAGAATGCCATAGGCCGCAGCCAGTTCCAGCGTAGCCAGGTAGGCGTCGGTCGTGACGTTGAGGGCGGAAATCAGGATGACGGGCAGGGTGCCGTAGATGACAGCCGCGGCCAGCGCCCGGGCACGGTCGTGCTGAAACAGCAAGAGGCCCAGGCCATACATGATTACCACTTGCAGCAGCACTGCCAGCACCGGCAGCAGGCGCACGCCCAGCGTGTTCTCCCCGAACAGGCCCAGGCCAGCAGCCGTGAGCCAGTACGTGAGCGGAGGCTTATGAAAGTGCTGAATCCCGAGCAGGCGCGGGTGCAGCCAGTCGCGGCCCTTGAGCATCTCCCGCCCGATTTCGGAGTAGCGTGCTTCGCTGCTCTCCAATGGCCCCCACGACCCCAGCTGCAACAAAAACGCGGCTCCCAGCACCAGCAGAAACAGCCAGAGCCAGCGGCGGGAAGTCATGGGAAATGGCATAGCGAAAGACGTTGGCGAGTAAAGCGGAAAACGGCCGCGAAGTTAGCCAGAAAGCGCTAGGCCACTAGACCAGCGCTAGGCCAGTCTTGTGTGAACGTCGAAAGAAAAGGGCCTTCTGCTGAAAAGAAGCCCATCATGTTGATCAGACCTGTTTAGCAATCAGGTTGAGAACTAACGCTGCATCTGCTAGTTACACAACTACATCCACCTAGTCCGTTGTCATGAAGATCTTACTTACGGGAGCGAATGGCTACATCGGCCAGCGTCTGTTGCCTCTGCTGGTGGAGGCCGGCCATGAGGTGGTATGCCTGGTCCGTGACCCCCGCCGCTTCGAGCTGCCAGAGCGCCTGCGCAGCCAGATCACCATAGCGCAGGGCGACTTGCTGCAACCGGAGAGCCTGCAGGAGCTGCCCCTGGATATTGAGGTGGCCTACTACCTGGTGCACTCCATGAGTGGGCACGACAAAAACTTCTTCGAGTCGGAGCAGCAGTCGGCGCGCCATTTCACGGAATACATTGACCGCACCACGGCCCGCCAGATTATCTACCTCTCCGGCATTGCCAACGATGCCTCCCTGAGTACCCACCTCCGCTCCCGCCGCTCCGTGGAGCGCGTACTGGATGAGGCGGCGCACGCCGCCCTCACGGTGTTGCGCGCCAGCATTATCATTGGGTCGGGCTCGGCGTCGTTTGAGATTATCCGGGACTTGGTGGAGAAGCTGCCCGTGATGGTGACGCCGCGCTGGCTGAACTCGCGTTGTCAGCCCATCGGCATCCGGGATATCATGTACTACCTCACCCACGTGCTCGACAACCCGGCGTGCCTAGGCCAGTCGTTTGACGTGGGCGGGCCCGATGTGCTCACGTACCGCGACATGCTGCTGCAGCTGGCCAAGGCGCGCGGCTACCGGCGCTACATCATCACGGTGCCTGTACTTACGCCGCGTCTATCGTCGTGGTGGCTGTATCTGGTCACGAGCACAACGTTTTCCCTGGCACAAAGTCTGGTGGAAAGTCTGCGCAATGACACCGTAGTGGACCCCAAACGCAGTATCCGTGAGGTGCTGCCCCACGAGTGCATGGGCTACCAGGCTGCCGTGGAGCTGGCTTTCCAGCGCATCGAGCAAAACGAAGTGGTGAGCAGCTGGAGCGACGCCCTCAGCAGCGGTGTCATGCCCCGCAACTACATGGACCACATCCAGATTCCACAGCATGGCTTACTCCAGGACCGCCAGACGCTACGCTTCTCCCGCGACCCCAAAGAGGTACTGCAAAACGTCTGGAGCATCGGCGGCGACCGGGGCTGGTACAAGGTAGATTGGCTGTGGCGCATCAGGGGGTTGATGGATAAGCTGGTGGGCGGTGTAGGCCTGCGCCGGGGGCGCCGCTCCCCCAACAAGCTCCGCGCCGGCGACCCGCTCGATTTCTGGCGCGTCCTCGTAGCCGATAAAGCCAGCCGTCGCCTACTGCTCTACGCCGAAATGAAGCTTCCCGGCGAGGCGTGGCTGCAGTTCCGCATTCTTGACAATGAAGATGGCTCGCACACCCTGGAGCAGTTGGCCGCCTTCCGGCCGAAGGGCCTGGCGGGCCGCCTGTACTGGTATTCGCTGGTGCCCTTTCACTTCGTGATTTTTAAGGGCATGATTGAGAATATCGTGCAGTACGGCCAAAAATCTCCCGCTCAACTTCCGCAGCACGGCACTCAGCCCCAAGCGCAACCAGCCGCGTCCTAGGCCAGTATCCAGCGCAGCAAATTTCAAGACCCATAAAGTCCTTTATTGACCAGGTTAATATATTGATTTACAGTTTATTATTTTCCTTTTTCCTTATCCATTAAGTCTGATAATCACCTATATTGGTTGGCGACCATCAGAGTCTTGGGCATATCTTCCAGTCATTATTCCTCCCCCTACTTATTCCTTTTATGGGGCCACACCCGGCCCTGGTAGCCAACCAATCGTTACGACCTTATCCGGCCGCCATTTGTCGCCTTGTTATGAGGATGCAAAGGCGGCCTTTTAGGTGGTAGAACAGGCAGTTTGGAGCTGGAATAAGAGCTTATTTACTTGCCTACTGATGTATCCACTACTACTATTTGGCGCCGTATCCTGGGCCGTGCCGGCCGATGCTGGCTACGATTTCTATTCCTTGTTCTACGTGCTGGCGTTTGGCCTCAACCTACTGCTGTTGGTGGCGGAAGGCCGGCGACGGGGCTACCCCCTGCGGCCCTGGCTGGTAGTGCTGGCCTGCACTACGCTCGCATTTATTCTGGGCACCAAGCTTCTGGCGTTTTCCGGCCGGGAGTGGCGCGGCCTCCTGACTACCGGCTACTGGCCTAGCACGGAAGCGCGCACCGTATTGGGCGGAGCGCTGGCCGGCACGCTCACGCTGCTGGCCCTGCGGCGGCCCTTTGGGTTTAGCTGGCACGTCTTCGATGCCTTTACGCTCCCCATGTGCGCGGCCCTGGCGGTGCAGTGCATAGGCTGTGTACTCACAGGCTGCTGCTTCGGCGAGCCTACCGCAGGCAGCTGGGGCCTCACCTACCCACCCGATACACTGCCCTACTTGGTACAGCAGGCTCAGGGGTTGCTGCCGTTGGGAGCGGCCCGGTCCTTGCCCGTGCACCCCACGCAACTTTACTCGCTCGGGCTGTGCGTGGCTGTGGGGCTTGTGCTCCTCCTGACGCGCCACCGCCGGTGGCCGGGCGGTAGCCGCCGCCTCTTGCATCTAGGCCTGTTGCTGACGGGGCGCTTTCTGATTGAGTTTTGGCGCGACCCTGCTGGCGAGCAGGTTGGGGCTGCCTTGCACACGCACGGTGGGCTGGTTCTTAAGCAAGTGCAATGGACGTTGCTAGTGTTGGCTCCGGCCGCACTGGGCCTGTGGGGCTGGCTGTTGCATCGGCCCAAACACCACAACCTGCAGCCGGAGCAGCTTCCCACCCAATTCCCGGCGCGCAACCTGTTGGCCGTGGCGGCTTTGCTGGCCCTTACGGCCTGGCTGGGGCCCCTGTCCCTCACGCTCCCGGAAGTTGTCGTCGTCAAGACGTTGCTGCTGACGGTGCTCGTGCTGGAAGGTGGCGCGCTGCTGCTGGGTGCGGCGGGCTCGGCCCAACCGTTTCGCGTGGCTCTTCCTCTCGGTTTGGCCTGCACGGTACTGATACTCAGCAGCCAAGCCCCTGCCGATTCTACTACCGGCCATGGGCGCGAAAAATACACTACGCTCAGCGGCAGCCTGAGCTTGGGCAACTTCCGGCGCGAACAAAACCTTGGGGGCGGCTGCAACGGCTCCTCGCCCTTGCTGGCCTACCGCCACCGCTACGCTACCGGCACCCTCGATCTTGCCGTTACGGAGCTTCCGGGGGTTGATGAGGACGGCGACATGCACAAGGCCGAGACGACGATAGGCGTGCGGGTGCACACCGGCGCCGACCAGCAAACCCCCACCGGCGACCCACAGCCCTACACGTATGACGCCGACCGCCTCTCTTTCCTGATTGGCCTGAACCCGTATGTGCAGCTAGACCGCAAATGGCTGGGCATGGGCATCGGGTTCATGGTAGGCAACCTGGGCTACCACCGCCTGTACTACGGAGATAAGCAGAGCCTACTGGATCTGCAGACTTCCCTCCGTTTCGGCGACCGGCAGGTGGCCTACGCCATTGCCGATTACAACTACCTGGGTTACGGCACCGCCAATCCACAGCATCGGTTCGGAGTGGGTACTGGATTTGGGGGCACGCGGTGGCAGCTGGTCGGCGGGGCCGCTTCGGCCAAAACCTACGACGTTTCCAGCGGCCAGAACCGTTGGTCGGGCTTTTTGGAAGCTCAGGGGCGGTTTACACCGCAGTGGCAGGCCAGCACGTTTCTGGTGCTAGGCAACCCTCACCAACAGCAGGTGGGCTTGCGACTGGGCTATCGGTTCCCGCCGAAAACCCGCTAATAGGTATTGGCAACGCACCTTCAGCTTCTTTTCACCTGTTGAGCATTGGCGACACTGGCCTATTCCTGCTCCAGGCGGGCCTGCACCAATGAGCAGGCCGGTAAAACAACTCAGCGCGGCCTTTCGGGCCGCGCTGAGTTGGTAA
Proteins encoded in this window:
- a CDS encoding glutathione peroxidase; this translates as MPSFRQKLMKFLYPLIMRLSKSSSKGKVLKNENQAAAPVPFYDLASQLNSGKQLKFEELRGKKVLLVNTASNCGFTNQYEELQQLSEQFADQLVVLGFPANDFAEQEKDDDKTIEQFCQVNFGVSFPLMKKSVVVKQGEQNPVYKWLSNARQNGWNEQAPDWNFSKYLISEDGRLTHYFGPAVSPLSETVTSTIKAPQA
- a CDS encoding SDR family oxidoreductase — protein: MKILLTGANGYIGQRLLPLLVEAGHEVVCLVRDPRRFELPERLRSQITIAQGDLLQPESLQELPLDIEVAYYLVHSMSGHDKNFFESEQQSARHFTEYIDRTTARQIIYLSGIANDASLSTHLRSRRSVERVLDEAAHAALTVLRASIIIGSGSASFEIIRDLVEKLPVMVTPRWLNSRCQPIGIRDIMYYLTHVLDNPACLGQSFDVGGPDVLTYRDMLLQLAKARGYRRYIITVPVLTPRLSSWWLYLVTSTTFSLAQSLVESLRNDTVVDPKRSIREVLPHECMGYQAAVELAFQRIEQNEVVSSWSDALSSGVMPRNYMDHIQIPQHGLLQDRQTLRFSRDPKEVLQNVWSIGGDRGWYKVDWLWRIRGLMDKLVGGVGLRRGRRSPNKLRAGDPLDFWRVLVADKASRRLLLYAEMKLPGEAWLQFRILDNEDGSHTLEQLAAFRPKGLAGRLYWYSLVPFHFVIFKGMIENIVQYGQKSPAQLPQHGTQPQAQPAAS
- the lysA gene encoding diaminopimelate decarboxylase — protein: MPFQLPAELVSQPTPFYYYDLTLLDQTLGALTAAARPGNFQVHYALKANSNLPILQRIQQAGLGADCVSGGEVQRALEAGFAPGHVVFAGVGKSDAEINRALAADIFCFNAESVPELQVLNELAAAQGRVARVALRINPNVDAHTHAYITTGLEANKFGISLSDLAGVVDGLDSLPNVELIGLHAHIGSQITELHVFANLSRKLNELQAWLEGRGHQLPHLNVGGGLGIDYEQPDLNPIPDFKAYFGMFEQHLVRRPGQQVHVELGRAVVAQAGTLLSRVLYVKESQQTRFAILDAGMTELIRPALYGSHHHIENISSQLPALAYDVVGPICESSDTFAKAVQLAETRRGDLVAIRSAGAYGEVMSSSYNLREKAEALYR
- a CDS encoding aspartate kinase, giving the protein MKILKFGGTSVGSAQRMREVAELIHAPHLQRRIVVLSAMSGTTNALVEIAGLLHVGNVTGATANLGALRQRYHAVAQELLPEPAVAAEAIEHLDQRFQAILDLASEPYSAAAERVILAQGELLSTLLMHRYVTRILGRPAVLLSALDFMRLDADDEPDAAYIREHLAATLAPYAAEQLFITQGYICRNIQGEIDNLKRGGSDYSASLIGAAADAEEIQIWTDIDGLHNNDPRIVKGTYPIRELSFDEAAELAYFGAKILHPSSVLPARQHGIPVRLLNTMQPEAPGTLISAKTGAEAIKAVAAKDGITAINVKSSRMLLAHGFLRTIFEVFERYRTSIDMITTSEVAVSLTIDDATRLPLILEELQRFANVEVDENQTIICLVGNLEQDAHGAANRAFAALKDIAVRMISYGGSPNNISILVHTNDKVRALQALNAGLFQR
- a CDS encoding ArnT family glycosyltransferase, encoding MTSRRWLWLFLLVLGAAFLLQLGSWGPLESSEARYSEIGREMLKGRDWLHPRLLGIQHFHKPPLTYWLTAAGLGLFGENTLGVRLLPVLAVLLQVVIMYGLGLLLFQHDRARALAAAVIYGTLPVILISALNVTTDAYLATLELAAAYGILRYYHQGGPRWLYLFWIGLGLAFLTKGPVGFILPLMVMLGFYVKQGQAKRPLTVHHWLGFALFVLVGLSWYLYLMAEDPAFVRYFLYEHTVERFANAATFNRAKPWWFYLVLAPATSLPWAVALIVRAIQTPWASVPRQWRNVLIFWVLVPLLFFSLSKSKLLLYVLPIFPGVVLLTVYYLGRCTEAALHRWYVSILAFYGLLLGLLCMLPVFSAVFPLGLEVRPYTAAYPAAGVVVMVLLLTLWTQVRIAPRLLVATVLFTVTLLLTAKPIMQQNELAFNGSRPLAQFIRDKNLQSRQVLVYNELLPSLAFELVQLPVSLNDGNSSLNRETQFEPNNSWHKYLLYLDDPKQEPLLGSLLLQQPVMLVKGDIKPERQWMLRYFKQQQKLGKWTVLW
- a CDS encoding prolipoprotein diacylglyceryl transferase family protein, with protein sequence MYPLLLFGAVSWAVPADAGYDFYSLFYVLAFGLNLLLLVAEGRRRGYPLRPWLVVLACTTLAFILGTKLLAFSGREWRGLLTTGYWPSTEARTVLGGALAGTLTLLALRRPFGFSWHVFDAFTLPMCAALAVQCIGCVLTGCCFGEPTAGSWGLTYPPDTLPYLVQQAQGLLPLGAARSLPVHPTQLYSLGLCVAVGLVLLLTRHRRWPGGSRRLLHLGLLLTGRFLIEFWRDPAGEQVGAALHTHGGLVLKQVQWTLLVLAPAALGLWGWLLHRPKHHNLQPEQLPTQFPARNLLAVAALLALTAWLGPLSLTLPEVVVVKTLLLTVLVLEGGALLLGAAGSAQPFRVALPLGLACTVLILSSQAPADSTTGHGREKYTTLSGSLSLGNFRREQNLGGGCNGSSPLLAYRHRYATGTLDLAVTELPGVDEDGDMHKAETTIGVRVHTGADQQTPTGDPQPYTYDADRLSFLIGLNPYVQLDRKWLGMGIGFMVGNLGYHRLYYGDKQSLLDLQTSLRFGDRQVAYAIADYNYLGYGTANPQHRFGVGTGFGGTRWQLVGGAASAKTYDVSSGQNRWSGFLEAQGRFTPQWQASTFLVLGNPHQQQVGLRLGYRFPPKTR